A single Meles meles chromosome 20, mMelMel3.1 paternal haplotype, whole genome shotgun sequence DNA region contains:
- the PLEKHJ1 gene encoding LOW QUALITY PROTEIN: pleckstrin homology domain-containing family J member 1 (The sequence of the model RefSeq protein was modified relative to this genomic sequence to represent the inferred CDS: deleted 1 base in 1 codon) — protein sequence MRGSGARKRSGCGSASGTALCDFFGASGDGGREGAVRAPRCGPGSAMRYNEKELQALSRQPAELAAELGMRGPKKGSVLKKRLVKLVVNFLFYFRTDEAEPVGALLLERCRVTQEEPSGFSISFLEDPERKYRFACCSEEQCREWMGALRRASYEFMRRSLIFYRNEIQKMTGKDPLEQFGISEEARFQLGGLKA from the exons ATGCGTGGCTCGGGGGCGCGCAAGCGCAGTGGCTGCGGCAGCGCTTCCGGGACGGCGCTGTGCGACTTTTTTGGCGCGAGTGGGGACGGCGGCCGGGAGGGCGCGGTCCGCGCTCCGCGGTGTGGGCCCGGCAGCGCCATGCGCTACAACGAGAAGGAGCTGCAGGCGCTGTCCCGGCAGCCGGCCGAGCTGGCGGCCGAGCTGGGCATGCGG GGTCCCAAGAAAGGCAGCG TGCTGAAAAAGCGGCTTGTGAAGCTGGTGGTCAACTTCCTCTTCTACTTCCGGACGGACGAGGCCGAG CCCGTCGGAGCCCTGCTGCTGGAGCGCTGCAGAGTCACCCAGGAGGAGCCCAGCGGCTTCTCCATCA gcttcctggaggaccCCGAGAGGAAGTACCGCTTTGCCTGCTGCAGTGAGGAGCAGTGTCGGGAGTGGATGGGGGCTCTGCGGCGAGCCAG CTACGAGTTCATGCGGAGAAGCCTCATATTCTACAGAAACGAGATCCAGAAGATGACTGGCAAG GACCCCCTGGAGCAGTTCGGCATATCTGAGGAGGCCAGGTTCCAGCTGGGTGGCTTGAAGGCCTGA